TTTTGTTTGAAATTTCATATATAATTAAGAGTACATAGAATTTTGAAAGTGGGGTAGTTAGATGACGGATTTATGTCGTGATTATGAGAGAGTTGATGATTTACAGCTAAAGGGATTGAAATTAATCCAGAATCCAAACTGGTTTTGTTTTGGAATAGATGCGGTGTTGTTGGCAAATTATGCTGAGGTAAAAAAAGGTGCTAGAGTGGTGGATTTAGGAACAGGAACAGGAATAGTACCAGCTATTATATATGGAAAGAGAAATCCTAAGGAAATTATAGGAGTAGAAGTTCAAAGTGACGTAGCGGATATGGCGAGACGAAGTGTTCAATTGAATGAAGCGGAAGATGTAATAAAAATAGCTCAAATGAATTTAAAAGAGGCCCCAGAAAAACTAGGAAAGGCAGGATTTGATGTTGTAACTACGAATCCGCCATATATGCCTGCTGGAAAAGGTATAGTAAATCCAGATGATCAAAAGGCCATATCGCGTCATGAGATATTGTGCGACTTAGAGGATGTCATCAGAGTAGCCTCGGAACTTTTAAATACTAGTGGAAAGTTTTTCATGGTTCATAGACCACTTAGACTGGTCGATATGCTTATTCTTATGAGAAAATACGATTTAGAGCCAAAGACTATACAATTTATACATCCAAAACTAGGAAAACAACCTAATCTAATGCTTATAAAAGCTATAAAAAAAGGAGCTTCTGAATTAAAGATTCAAGAGCCACTTTATGTTTATGATCAAGATGGAAATTATACAAAAGAGATTCACGAAATTTATGGTGAACTTTGGGAAGCGAGGGAAAAATAGTGGAAATAGGAACACTTTATATTTGTCCGACACCAATTGGAAATCTAGAGGATATCACAATTAGAACGATAAATACATTAAAATCAGTAGATTTAATAGCTGCGGAAGATACTAGACATACACTTAAGCTTTTGAATCATTTCGAGATAAAAAAACCGCTTTTTAGTTATCACGAACACAACAAAATAGAAAAAGGTCCAGTATTAATAGATAAATTGTTAAGTGGTGTAAATATAGCGCAGGTTTCTGATGCTGGTATGCCAGGGATATCTGACCCTGGAGAGGATTTAATCGCACTTGCCATAGAAGCTGGAATAGAAGTTGTAGGTCTTCCAGGAGCATCGGCATCGGTATTAGCGCTTATAGTATCAGGACTTCCAACTAGAAGATTTGTATTTGAAGGTTTTTTGCCAAAGAAAAAGCAAGAGAGAAAAGAAAGACTTGAGTTTTTGAAAAAAGAGCAGAGAACGCTCATATTTTACGAAGCACCTCATAGATTGAAGACGTTCTTGAAAGAGGTATACAAAGTTTTTGGAGATAGAAATATAACACTTTGTAGGGAACTTACTAAAACATATGAAGAAAAATTGCGTCTGACATTAAAAACGGCAATTGAGTATTACGATGAAATAGACCCTCGCGGGGAGTATGTAATAGTGCTAGAGGGAACAAGTGAAGTATATGAAGAGAAAAATCCTGTAGATGATCTTTCAATAGTAGAAGCAGTAAAATATCATATGGAGAGTGGTATTTCGAAAAAAGAAGCCATAAAAAAGGTCGCTAAATCTAGAAGTCTATCCAAGAACGAAGTTTATCAGGAAGTTTTAGATTTATAAAAAATCGAAAAAAATTTATAAAAATATCAAAAAAATGTTTTTATCGAATTCAATCGGGTATAATTCTACTAGCCATTTCAATTAAAGGAAATTATTTCATTATTAGGGGATTTTTTTAGAGAGAAGGGGATAATTTCTAGAAAATGACGGAACTTTCCTGCTTTGAGCAGTATGAGTACGATCAAGGCTTTGGAAGCACTATCTATAGGAGGTGGATTCATGAAGTCAACGGGTATAGTAAGAAAAGTAGACGAATTAGGACGTGTCGTAATTCCGATTGAATTGAGGAGAACACTGGAGATTGCAGAAAAAGATTCTTTAGAAATTTATGTAGACGGAGAGCAAATTATTCTAAAGAAATATGCACCAGCTTGTATATTCTGCGGACAGGCCAAGAATGTTTCCCAATTTAAAGGGAAAAATATCTGCCCTGCTTGTATGAAAGCAATTAAAAAAGAAAAGTAAAAAACAAGTGAAAAGTTATGGGTATTATAAGTGAAGATTGAGATGCCTAAACTTAAAAGGGAAAATTAAAACTCGGCCTTTAGGCCGAGTTTTTTCATATATTAGTTAGCATTTTTACTTCAAATGCAATACTAGCTTTTGATAACTATTTTGTTAATTGTTTTATTAAATATTGCTTTTACAGTTATAATACCAGAGAATCCCGTTGGAGTTTCAGATACATTTGTAAGCTATGTTAGAGTATCCCTACATCTTCTCCATTTAAAACCTTTTTGATATTTCTCATAGGGCACATTTTACCACACATAGAGCAAGAATTTTCGTCTTCAGGTATAGAAGAAGCTCTGTATTCTTTTGCTTTTTCTGGATCAAGAGCTAGTTCAAACATTTTATTCCAATCCAAATTTTTTCTTGCCTCACTCATTTCATAGTCCCATAGATCTGCGTTTGGAGTTTTCTTGCATAAATCACCAGCGTGGGCAGCAATTTTTGAAGCCATTATACCTTCTTTCATGTCATCAATTGTTGGCAGACGTAAATGCTCAGCAGGTGTTACATAGCAGAGGAAATCAGCACCAGAGGCTGCTGCAATAGCACCACCGATAGCTCCTGTAATATGATCGTATCCTGGAGCTACATCAGTTACGATAGGTCCTAATACATAAAAAGGTGCACCGTGGCAAAGTTTCTTTTCAAGAGCCATATTCATTTTTACTTCATCAAGTTTCATATGACCTGGTCCCTCAATTATTACTTGAACATTTTTCTCCCAAGCACGCTTAGTTAATTCGCCAAGAGTTATAAGTTCTTCTATTTGACTAGCGTCAGTTGAGTCTGCAATACAACCTGGTCTACAAGCATCACCTAAACTAAGAGTTACATCATGGGCTGCACAAATATCTAATAACTCATCGTAATATTCATAGAATGGATTTTCAGCATCGTGCAATAGCATCCATGCAAACATAAGAGATCCACCTCTAGATACAATGTTTGTGAGTCTTGGATTGTCTTTAAATCTCTGCGCTGTTTTCTTGTTCATACCTACGTGTATAGTAACAAAATCAACTCCATCTAGAGCATGTTTCTCAACTACTTTCAAGAAATCCTCTGATTTTATATCTTTAAGTTCTTTTTCATAAAAACCTAGAGCGTCGTATACAGGAACTGTACCAATCATAGCAGGGCTCATATCTACTAATCTCTTTCTAAATTCTTCAGTCTTACCATAATTACTAAGATCCATTATAGCTTCAGCTTTTAATTCTATAGCTTTTTGAGCTTTTTCAAGTTCAGCATCTATATCGTATGCGTCTTTAGATATTCCAAGATTGACATTTATCTTAGTTCTAAGACCTTCACCTACGGCTTCTGGTTCGAGATTAGAGTGATGAATATTAGCTGGAAGAGCAATAGTTCCTTTGGCAATTCTCTCCATTAAAATATTTTCATCGATACCTTCTTTTTTAGCTACTTTTTGCATTTCTAAAGTCACGATACCTTTTTTAGCAGCATCCATTTGAGTTGTGTAATTTCTCATCATTAAATCCCCCTTAAAATTTGAATTAAAACATTTTTTACAAAGCTGATTAGAACCAGCAATATTATTTAAATCATTTATATCTAAAAACCCAAGAGCATCAGCACCTAGAGAAATTTTTATCTCATCTAGTGATTTGTTATAAGCTAGCAGCTCATCATGAGTTTTAGTATCTATACCAAGATAACAAGGTGAAGTTATCGGTGGCGATGCCAATAGAAAATATACATTTTTAGCGCCACATGATTTCAAAGATTCAATCATGTATTTAGAGGTATTTCCTCTCACAAGAGAATCATCAACAAGTACTACATTTTTGTTTGAAACATTGTATTTAAGAACATTTAATTTTAGTTTTAGCCTTTTCTTTCTAATATTGGATTCAGGTTCTATAAATGTTCTGCCCATATAGTGATTTTTGATAAAACCATCTACAAATGGAAATTTAGAGCCACTAGCATAACCCATTGCAGCAGGTATACCAGAATCAGGAGCGCCAATTACGATATCAGCATCTGGAAAATTAAATTTTCTCGACAATTCAATTCCAGAATTGAATCGAAATTCGTGTACGCATTTATTATTAATGATGCTGTCAGCTCTTGAAAAATATATATACTCAAAAGCACAAAGTTCTTCGTCTATTTTTGTGTTTGACGATTTATAACTTTTTAAGCCATGTGAATTTATTTCTACTATTTCTCCTGGTTCTATCATTCTAATAAATTTTCCGCCCATAGATTCTATGGCGCAGCTTTCAGAAGCGAGTATCCAGATAGAATCATTTATAGATCCAAGAACTAGAGGTCTTATACCTCTAGGATCGCGCATACCAATCAATCTATCGCTGGTCATAAATACAAAAGCATAACTGCCATCTAGCTCAGAATCAAAAGATCTAAATGCATTTGCCCAATTATTAGAGTCGTAATGCTCGAGTATACGGACGGCCTCAAGAGTATCTACATCACCTAGTGTGCTAACTTTCAGATGCCCATTGTGAGCGAGTGCAAATTTATTCGAACTAGAGAGCAGTGGACCTAGAGCACTTTTATTTAGATTAGGTGAAGTGCTATAGCGTAGATGACCTATTGAAATATTACCTGATATATTAAAGTCTGACGAAAAAAGATTAGAACATAAACCTAGTCTGTGACTGCTTTTAAGACCTCTGTTATCAGACCAAACGATTCCAGCACCTTCTTGACCTCTATGCTGGAGAGATTGTAGTCCATCGTATAAAAGTGGTTTTAAATCCATGTTGTTTTTGGAAAATATACCGAGTACGCCGCAGTATTCTTCCATTTTGTCACTAGATCTATACACTTGAGTTGCTACTTCTTAGTTGTTTGACAAAAGCAGAGCTTCTCATCATTATAAATGCTATTAGAGAACCTCCTAGCGTACTTATGAAAAATGGTACTACAAAGAAAAATGCACCCGCAGAACTACCCATGAACAATTTAGCAATGGGAAATGCCAACAATCCTCCCAAAAGTCCAGTGCCTATAAGTTCGCCAATACAGGCAAGCTCTTGCCTTTTGAATTTGGAGTACAAAATTCCAGCCAGAAGTGCACCTATCATACTTCCCGGAAAAGCAAGCAATGATCCTGTGCCCATAAAATTTCTCAAAAGAGAGATCATAAATGCATTTAAAACAGCATAGATTGGGCCTAGAAAAACGGCAGACAAAATATTTAAAGTGTGTTGTAATGGGAAACAGCGCGAAACGCCAATCGGAATTACAATGAGATGGCCAAGTAGAGTGCCCATCGCAATGAATATAGAAGATAGTGTTAATTTGCGGATATTCATAAAAAAATCGCCTCCTAGATTTATATTGTGATTGAATCTACCAGACGACTGTGTTTTAGTTCTTTATTCGAAGATGCAATTTAAAAATAAAAAGCGCAATCCCCAAATAAGGAATTGCGCGAAAAAACACAAATAGTACAACTTCCCTACG
The sequence above is a segment of the Tissierellales bacterium genome. Coding sequences within it:
- a CDS encoding tRNA1(Val) (adenine(37)-N6)-methyltransferase; amino-acid sequence: MTDLCRDYERVDDLQLKGLKLIQNPNWFCFGIDAVLLANYAEVKKGARVVDLGTGTGIVPAIIYGKRNPKEIIGVEVQSDVADMARRSVQLNEAEDVIKIAQMNLKEAPEKLGKAGFDVVTTNPPYMPAGKGIVNPDDQKAISRHEILCDLEDVIRVASELLNTSGKFFMVHRPLRLVDMLILMRKYDLEPKTIQFIHPKLGKQPNLMLIKAIKKGASELKIQEPLYVYDQDGNYTKEIHEIYGELWEAREK
- the rsmI gene encoding 16S rRNA (cytidine(1402)-2'-O)-methyltransferase, which produces MEIGTLYICPTPIGNLEDITIRTINTLKSVDLIAAEDTRHTLKLLNHFEIKKPLFSYHEHNKIEKGPVLIDKLLSGVNIAQVSDAGMPGISDPGEDLIALAIEAGIEVVGLPGASASVLALIVSGLPTRRFVFEGFLPKKKQERKERLEFLKKEQRTLIFYEAPHRLKTFLKEVYKVFGDRNITLCRELTKTYEEKLRLTLKTAIEYYDEIDPRGEYVIVLEGTSEVYEEKNPVDDLSIVEAVKYHMESGISKKEAIKKVAKSRSLSKNEVYQEVLDL
- a CDS encoding AbrB/MazE/SpoVT family DNA-binding domain-containing protein; this translates as MKSTGIVRKVDELGRVVIPIELRRTLEIAEKDSLEIYVDGEQIILKKYAPACIFCGQAKNVSQFKGKNICPACMKAIKKEK
- the thiC gene encoding phosphomethylpyrimidine synthase ThiC; this encodes MRNYTTQMDAAKKGIVTLEMQKVAKKEGIDENILMERIAKGTIALPANIHHSNLEPEAVGEGLRTKINVNLGISKDAYDIDAELEKAQKAIELKAEAIMDLSNYGKTEEFRKRLVDMSPAMIGTVPVYDALGFYEKELKDIKSEDFLKVVEKHALDGVDFVTIHVGMNKKTAQRFKDNPRLTNIVSRGGSLMFAWMLLHDAENPFYEYYDELLDICAAHDVTLSLGDACRPGCIADSTDASQIEELITLGELTKRAWEKNVQVIIEGPGHMKLDEVKMNMALEKKLCHGAPFYVLGPIVTDVAPGYDHITGAIGGAIAAASGADFLCYVTPAEHLRLPTIDDMKEGIMASKIAAHAGDLCKKTPNADLWDYEMSEARKNLDWNKMFELALDPEKAKEYRASSIPEDENSCSMCGKMCPMRNIKKVLNGEDVGIL
- the thiW gene encoding energy coupling factor transporter S component ThiW, producing the protein MNIRKLTLSSIFIAMGTLLGHLIVIPIGVSRCFPLQHTLNILSAVFLGPIYAVLNAFMISLLRNFMGTGSLLAFPGSMIGALLAGILYSKFKRQELACIGELIGTGLLGGLLAFPIAKLFMGSSAGAFFFVVPFFISTLGGSLIAFIMMRSSAFVKQLRSSNSSV